From the genome of Salvelinus fontinalis isolate EN_2023a chromosome 20, ASM2944872v1, whole genome shotgun sequence, one region includes:
- the LOC129817554 gene encoding laminin subunit alpha-4-like, translating into MSATKALPCLCLLLSIVLSGIVCPATSIGLHWEQQSAMKVCAKLYFLSNQKKCLPCNCKGHSETCEDITGVCTSCQDHTTGDFCEICEDGYMPDFSNHGRHSCQPCACPLSSPSNNFAEHCDRSSNILRCNCQEGYAGHYCERCAPGFYGNPMVIGDSCKSCDCNGNSDPNHIFNECHNVTGFCQNCWGDTAGANCERCAPGFYGDAISAKNCRVCECSKCGTASCDDRTGTCHCKPGVTGQLCDQCEEGHTGFNNCQGCHSCDCGPAGLRPTCHPLTHSCQCKPGAGGRYCERCLPDYWNYGPSGCQKCNCASSHCDVHTGECLPESTTVNLCNISCDECIWHLIGDLRPSNKTLDQIKVSVLNISTGAAANDRIKYYNYTAQRLQTQFVNWRNKSALMRIQTGQLEEASAVLLLDINHLAQTENVVKSLGDRVDDDTLQSVTLADELTTNLTALNVLIEEMISDWEMYSVHQDLDPEIIRQKTAVAEGMVAWMKKLDLSPKEPIATDESIEAHDLLRRMRQLEKKLISTDSRMAPVQEVLSRFTNKLSEAQEILQKAANTVQETEDMNKANTVKFQRSEAKQQELIENYEAVNDTLQMAKDLIMDTENTVAEMHLLVQNVTEYHAAIDGASKGLQEKTEVLPLADRDLVQRAQDHAEDLQSQADELEYNLKRSDVNGFVQKALDTANVYNNIVQYIEEANTTGLTTMDLATRAEDASGGINTQLGFLKTQSENVLKESVSLRSEQFEVKAEVLDKMKYIEETKETMDDNTKKLAVVLKDIKGIEPGRTTKRLGLTKEVAEGTLNRSVEVLQTITPIHEKVEEWATNMKNQDYSAAAFDHAVVSAGEAVENLSELVPELLDKLRVVEEKNQVNNVTTNIMRIRELIAQARSVAKKVQVSMKFNGQSSVQVQPHTNLEDLKTVTTISLFIRVDPDKDPIEDRFIFYLGDRNGRKDYMGLAIKNDNLVYVYKLGEEDVEIPLGSKPVSQWPPVFNLIKVERLGRHGKVFLTVPSQTSTDEQKFIQKGEAFGTDSLFDLDPKDTVFFVGGVPADVRLPPALSLAPFVGCIELASLNNDVISMYNFKQTHKMDVIASTPCPRYKLAFSQSRIASYLFDGTGYALINNMERRGKFGIVTRFDISVRTVANNGVLLLMVNGDNFFLLELKNGFLRLMYDFGFSGGPIVMESNSPKLQINDARYHEVSVIYHYSKKFILLVDKSHVTSMENEKKTLPFSDIYIGGAPSHILLSRPELSSLVELKGCVKGFQFQKKDFNLLEEPGTIGISSGCPEEYFMSRKAYFTGESYLGSAAKISPFDTFEGGLNFRTLQPTGLLFYHSEGSDEFTITLENGAVVLNSRGTRVKSQKKQYNDGITHFLVASVNNDKYELVVDDKDKHEKKRPTAAPSASTVRNFYFGGSPSSSIKNFTGCISYAYISRQDRDIEPEDFQKYTENVQTSLQDCPVKRPPAALFSKQSKNSAKPKQGHTRKVGRDKSNLPKGLLGLNSDDQEPGETEETPCYLSPRPRATRHAHHYGGTANSRQEFTDIPGSLSKKSHFSLSLKTQSSFGLIFYVSDEAEDNFMALFLAHGKLVYTFNLGQQRVKIKSLEKYNDGAWHNVILIRDGNLGRLVIDGLTVLEDRAQGSNVSWHIRSHLYLGGVPPGRAQRNIQRNSAYSFTGCVKNLQLNGQWLSSVSQTFGVTPCFEGLSEPGTYFSEEGGYVVLDDTFNLGLKFELVVEVRPRVASGVLLHVYTAAEEYLTMYIHQRAVVVLVNNGVREFFTQVTPRLGLCDGSWHRITVIRDANVVQLDVDSEVNHVVGPLNPSTQSARTPVFIGGAPESLLPEGIATRRAYTGCMRKLTVNESQVSFSKAALVSGAISVGSCPAA; encoded by the exons ATGTCTGCTACTAAAGCTCTGCCCTGCCTCTGCCTTCTACTCTCCATCGTCCTCTCAGGGATCGTCTGCCCAGCGACTTCCATTGGTTTACATTGGGAACAGCAGTCCGCGATGAAA GTGTGTGCAAAACTGTATTTCCTCAGTAACCAGAAAAAATGCCTACCATGTAACTGCAAAGGCCATTCAGAAACATGTGAAGATATCACAGGTGTTTGTACA TCATGTCAGGACCACACCACTGGGGATTTCTGTGAAATATGTGAGGATGGATACATGCCTGACTTCTCCAACCACGGACGTCACTCCTGCCAGCCGTGTGCCTGTCCCCTGTCCAGCCCCTCCAACAA CTTTGCAGAGCACTGTGACAGAAGCAGTAACATCCTACGATGCAACTGCCAAGAGGGCTACGCTGGACATTACTGTGAGAG ATGTGCTCCAGGTTTCTATGGCAACCCCATGGTGATCGGTGACTCCTGTAAGAGTTGTGACTGTAACGGTAACTCGGACCCCAACCACATCTTCAATGAGTGCCACAACGTGACCGGCTTCTGTCAGAATTGCTGGGGGGACACGGCCGGAGCCAACTGTGAACGGTGTGCCCCAGGCTTCTACGGCGACGCCATCAGTGCCAAGAACTGCAGAG TCTGTGAGTGCAGTAAGTGTGGGACAGCTTCGTGTGATGACAGGACAGGGACATGTCACTGTAAGCCTGGTGTCACCGGCCAACTCTGTGACCAATGTGAG GAGGGCCACACAGGTTTCAATAACTGCCAGGGCTGCCATAGTTGTGACTGTGGACCTGCCGGTCTCCGGCCCACCTGTCATCCTCTGACCCACAGCTGCCAGTGCAAACCAGGGGCCGGAGGCCGATACTGCGAGCGTTGCCTCCCAGACTACTGGAACTACGGCCCCTCAGGGTGTCAGA AATGTAACTGTGCTAGCAGCCACTGTGATGTGCACACTGGGGAGTGTCTCCCTGAATCCACCACGGTCAACCTCTGCAACATCA GTTGTGATGAGTGTATCTGGCACCTGATTGGTGACCTGAGGCCGTCCAATAAGACGCTGGACCAGATAAAGGTCAGTGTGTTGAACATCTCCACTGGGGCTGCAGCCAACGACAGGATCAAGTACTACAACTACACCGCCCAACGTCTGCAG ACACAGTTTGTGAACTGGAGGAACAAGTCAGCTCTGATGAGGATCCAGACTGGGCAGCTGGAGGAGGCCAGCGCTGTTCTACTCTTAGACATTAACCATCTTGCACAGACG GAGAATGTAGTGAAGTCCTTGGGGGACAGAGTGGATGACGACACACTACAGAGCGTCACTCTGGCTGATGAGCTGACAACTAACCTTACCGCCCTCAACGTGCTGATTGAAG AGATGATCAGTGACTGGGAGATGTACAGTGTCCATCAGGATCTGGACCCAGAGATCATCAGACAGAAGACAGCTGTTGCCGAGGGCATGGTGGCCTGGATGAAGAAACTGGACCTTTCCCCAAAAGAGCCCATCGCCACCGATGAGTCAATCGAGGCCCACGACC TCCTTAGACGCATGCGTCAGCTGGAGAAGAAGCTGATCAGTACAGACAGCCGCATGGCCCCGGTACAGGAGGTACTCTCCCGCTTCACCAACAAGCTCTCTGAGGCCCAGGAGATCCTCCAGAAGGCTGCCAACACTGTCCAGGAGACGGAAGACATGAACAAAGCCAACACCGTCAAATTCCAGAGGAGTGAG gcCAAGCAGCAGGAGCTGATAGAGAATTACGAAGCTGTGAATGACACCTTGCAGATGGCTAAAGACCTTATCATGGACACTGAAAATACTGTGGCCGAGATGCATCTCCTGGTGCAG AACGTGACTGAATACCACGCTGCGATCGACGGCGCCAGCAAGGGGCTGCAGGAGAAGACTGAGGTGCTGCCCCTGGCAGACAGAGACCTGGTCCAGAGAGCCCAGGACCACGCAGAGGACCTCCAGAGTCAAGCGGACGAGCTGGAGTA TAATCTGAAACGCAGTGATGTCAACGGCTTCGTGCAGAAGGCTCTGGATACAGCCAATGTGTACAACAACATAGTCCAGTACATCGAAGAGGCCAACACCACTGGACTGACAACAATGGATTTAGCAACAAGAGCTGAGGAT GCCAGCGGTGGGATCAACACCCAGCTGGGGTTTCTGAAGACCCAGAGTGAGAATGTCCTCAAGGAATCTGTTTCATTGCGCTCTGAGCAATTCG AGGTTAAAGCTGAGGTTCTGGACAAGATGAAATACATTGAGGAGACCAAGGAGACCATGGATGACAACACCAAAAAACTAGCAGTAGTACTGAAAGATATCAAGGGAATTGAGCCAG GCAGAACCACCAAGCGTCTGGGGCTCACCAAGGAGGTGGCTGAAGGCACCCTGAACCGGTCAGTGGAGGTCCTGCAGACCATCACCCCCATCCACGAGAAGGTAGAGGAGTGGGCCACCAACATGAAGAACCAAGATTACTCTGCTGCAGCCTTTGACCACGCTGTAGTCTCTGCTGGGGAAGcag TGGAGAACCTGTCTGAGCTGGTCCCTGAACTGCTGGATAAGCTGCGTGTGGTGGAGGAGAAGAACCAAGTGAACAATGTGACCACTAACATCATGAGGATCAGAGAGCTCATTGCCCAGGCCAGGAGTGTGGCCAAGAAG GTCCAAGTGTCCATGAAGTTCAACGGTCAGTCATCGGTTCAGGTGCAGCCCCACACCAACCTGGAGGACCTGAAGACAGTGACcaccatcagcctgttcatcAGGGTGGACCCAGATAAGGACCCTATCGAGGACCGCTTCATCTTCTATCTGGGAGACAGAAAC GGTAGGAAGGACTACATGGGTCTGGCAATCAAGAATGACAACCTGGTGTACGTCTACAAACTGGGAGAGGAAGATGTCGAGATCCCACTTGGTTCAAAGCCTGTCAGCCAATGGCCTCCAGTCTTCAACCTCATCAAAGTGGAGAG GTTGGGCAGACATGGCAAAGTGTTCCTGACCGTACCCAGTCAGACATCCACAGACGAGCAGAAATTCATCCAGAAGGGAGAGGCCTTTGGCACCGACTCCCTGTTCGACCTGGATCCTAAAGACACTGTCTTCTTTGTGGGTGGCGTCCCCGCTGATGTCAGG CTTCCACCTGCACTCAGCCTAGCTCCTTTTGTGGGCTGCATCGAGTTGGCCTCTTTGAATAACGATGTCATCAGTATGTACAATTTCAAACAGACCCACAAGATGGATGTAATTGCTTCAACACCTTGTCCCAG GTATAAGCTGGCATTCTCACAGAGTCGTATCGCCAGCTACCTGTTTGACGGAACTGGATATGCCCTCATCAACAacatggagaggaggggtaaATTTGGCATCGTCACCCGGTTTGACATTTCCGTTCGGACAGTAGCAAACAACGGCGTCCTGTTACTGATGGTCAATGGG GACAACTTCTTCCTGTTGGAGTTGAAGAATGGCTTCCTACGTCTCATGTATGACTTTGGCTTCAGTGGAGGCCCGATCGTCATGGAGAGTAACTCACCCAAACTACAAATCAACGATGCAAGATACCATGAG GTGTCAGTGATCTATCATTACTCCAAGAAGTTCATTCTTTTGGTGGACAAGAGTCACGTGACATCCATGGAGAACGAGAAAAAAACTCTGCCCTTCTCTGATATCTACATAGGAGGAGCCCCCTCGCACATTCTCCTCTCCAG GCCTGAGCTATCCTCCCTGGTTGAGCTGAAGGGCTGTGTGAAGGGCTTCCAGTTCCAGAAGAAAGACTTTAACCTCCTGGAGGAACCAGGCACTATTGGCATCAGCAGCGGTTGTCCTGAGGAGTACTTT ATGTCCCGTAAAGCCTATTTCACTGGAGAGAGCTACCTAGGATCTGCAGCAAAGATATCTCCTTTCGACACCTTCGAGGGAGGCCTTAACTTCAGGACACTGCAGCCTACTGGTCTCCTGTTCTATCACAGCGAAGGG TCTGATGAGTTTACCATCACCCTTGAGAATGGAGCAGTGGTTTTGAACTCCAGAGGCACTAGAGTCAAATCACAGAAGAAGCAGTACAATGATGGAATTACCCATTTCCTGGTAGCTTCAGTGAATAATGACAA GTATGAGTTGGTGGTGGATGACAAAGACAAGCATGAGAAGAAACGTCCGACTGCTGCCCCATCAGCATCCACAGTGAGGAACTTCTACTTCGGAGGCTCTCCCAGCAGCAGCATCAAGAACTTCACTGGCTGCATCAGCTATGCCTACATCAGCAG acaagacagagacaTTGAGCCAGAGGACTTTCAGAAGTACACTGAGAATGTCCAGACCTCTCTCCAGGACTGTCCTGTGAAGCGACCACCCGCTGCCCTGTTCTCAAAGCAAAGTAAAAACTCTGCCAAACCCAAGCAGGGCCATACAAGGAAG GTGGGCAGAGATAAGTCCAACCTCCCAAAAGGCCTGTTGGGACTGAATAGTGATGACCAGGAgccaggagagacagaggagacgcCCTGCTACCTGTCCCCCAGGCCCCGTGCCACCCGCCATGCCCATCACTATGGGGGCACTGCCAACAGCAGGCAGGAATTCACAGACATCCCAGGGTCCCTCTCTAAGAA GTCTCACTTCTCCCTGTCCCTGAAGACCCAGTCCTCCTTTGGCCTAATCTTTTATGTATCAGATGAGGCGGAGGACAACTTTATGGCTCTCTTCCTGGCCCATGGCAAGCTGGTGTACACATTCAACCTGGGTCAGCAGAGGGTCAAGATCAAGAGCCTGGAGAAGTACAATGATGGAGCATGGCACAAT GTTATTTTGATCCGTGATGGGAATCTAGGCCGATTAGTCATTGATGGGCTGACAGTGCTGGAGGACAGAGCTCAGGGCTCCAACGTTTCCTGGCACATCAGAAGCCACCTCTACTTGGGAGGGGTGCCCCCAGGGAGGGCCCAGAGGAACATACAG AGAAACTCTGCATACAGCTTCACTGGCTGTGTGAAGAACCTCCAGCTGAATGGCCAATGGCTGTCCTCCGTGTCCCAGACCTTCGGGGTGACGCCGTGTTTCGAGGGACTCTCCGAGCCGGGGACATACTTCTCCGAAGAGGGTGGATATGTTGTCTTGG ATGACACGTTCAACCTGGGGCTGAAGTTTGAGCTGGTGGTAGAGGTGCGCCCCCGTGTGGCATCAGGGGTGCTACTACATGTGTACACGGCAGCCGAGGAGTACCTCACCATGTATATCCATCAAAGAGCA GTGGTGGTGCTGGTGAACAACGGAGTTCGTGAGTTCTTCACTCAGGTCACTCCTAGACTAGGCCTGTGTGatgggagctggcacaggatcaCAG TGATTCGAGATGCCAATGTTGTCCAGCTGGATGTGGACTCAGAGGTCAATCACGTGGTGGGACCACTCAACCCCAGCACCCAGAGTGCCAGGACCCCTGTGTTCATTGGTGGAGCTCCAG AATCTCTTCTTCCAGAGGGCATTGCGACTAGGAGGGCTTACACAGGCTGTATGAGGAAGCTAACTGTGAATGAGAGCCAAGTGAGCTTCAGTAAAGCTGCCCTGGTCAGCGGGGCCATCAGTGTGGGCTCCTGTCCAGCTGCCTGA